Proteins encoded in a region of the Panicum hallii strain FIL2 chromosome 3, PHallii_v3.1, whole genome shotgun sequence genome:
- the LOC112885940 gene encoding uncharacterized protein LOC112885940 isoform X2: protein MPPPPPDRRDYLYREGRRHDGGGGGDPLLPPAPTPPRWRDSPYHPPPPPPLRDHARPSPRRAPPSASSEGYYRQAGGAYDRSYPDEPPLGYTPSRSDRYWTEDDGGGYKGFGRYGGGGGRRDGRDIRGSYRRSPFRGYGSDFSRNHPEQPPPPPPRRSPLRSVAVPICYDPPGNRVDKGDRDNLPRVTPWRRRESRSEVADAAGAGPVSVGQTTRSAPSEKEASAQPPAGAAPHGADEEAPRKKARLGWGQGLAKYEKQKVQGPADLAEAVADGSPADSEQKAAFPVPPPPPEPPAAPAPLPEPPAAPAPPPEPPAAPAPPPPPAPPAAPAPPATPAPEPLAPVQPAAPVPAAVYVPAPVSAPSPARCPSPVDAPSSAAPFCTSAPEDKSYEQMAHMAIHPTKDVPEAGDKTFNTEFSIKFDQLGSDPINSLANMLADLLQHDDSCSGDSKGPTNASKLLLLKESISKEIEKTELEIDLLEGELKSVSTKAGTAVEGSPTGVTYAEILSPSSGTSKVPVCVEISETSHVMKEPVELISSPKPPVVQDANAKGSDMMEIENAPVRNAKTVSSEESAVSPVVAEGPACAAADLSPLKASEGAGSQIDMDNDRLETSPCHDNADSIKTEVSDDPPVRQCSHHDHKYSLTSANNNIAKVTNESLFKLLPADTLCLDLLASSHLLSQRKNDHHIKERLGVCKNRLRLKEQILTLKFKAYRHLWKEDLRLLSAKKQRSKSNKRIDQSNRASHIGSQRQRSSNRSRLAMPAGNLSTFSTPEMSDVASKLFSEFQIKRCRNYLKMPALIIDEREKECLRFVSKNSLVDDPVLVEKERVMINPWTQEEKEIFMEMLAKFGKDFSKISSFLMHKTTADCVEFYYKHHKSDSFREVKKLLDLRQQQPTGNFLGAKSGKKWNPEANAASLDMLGVASVVAAHGLEYANRVEKVSAKSLIRTAYGSSISFAAKKSSDREGIDSVPLNERESVAADVLAGICGTLSPEGMGSCITSSADLGQKIGMTRMEHILASEFDRSIDEEDTLSDQECEVDPVDWNDDEKSIFIEAMNNYGKDFARISSCVKSKSYEQCKVFFSKARKSLGLDLIHRGAADVSMPTSDTNGGRSDTDEACAAEMDSAICSTQSCSKIEMDVCPTEKGIGGIITKQPELNPSNGFDAVNGKTGEDEKKADKNCGIVDHERFDEGTHQAACGPIDINCPESTEKLHGKDDAVDQVNMHNNSAISSSTDQAMAVQSEVGSCLHSIEVLHQTSKAPSGSGTDASGMEECSNHALDNKLLKAGNSGASSCIASDTCDNVQFANMTGASTISPTFASSYKHSVPADMAPTKPKPLVAPLTPKDLMPVQFSSAVPDPTVIRFDGIASITMPNFEDSGSRVSSALGPKDMSKYPAFKDPTGNQHDTLFRNVDGFTNHLTTELPIFSERTASGTASTSQTDRFTLTKFQNGKSSSLGLPNTSDGIQWARKHEEVLQGSLRSCSQNTSSEGDEQQKRPGDVKLFGKILNHQSYLQSSVPSCNGNKSKPPSPKVDMSSVRLSNNPRDRVVCSSRPGVTHLGLEERTARSYGHLDVSTTQPEPLLMMAKCQSLAGVPFYSAKNGAVGVFSDYQQPSIQPHQSDPKRLERFSDPQKRNGMELISGFQQPGKISRFGGAGILVSGVSDPVAALKAQYGPSSKVMGNDVDPWKDIGSSSIPFASLTCQQWHSAVGSLEVCPQADYICLSGRVLFCQFMQRPHIIVIW from the exons atgcctccgccgccgccggatcgGAGGGACTATCTGTACAGGGAGGGCCGCaggcacgacggcggcggcgggggcgaccCACTCCTGCCGCCTGCCCCCACGCCGCCCCGCTGGCGGGACTCGCCgtaccacccgccgccgccgccgcccctgcgggACCACGCGCGGCCCTCGCCGCGCCGGGCGCCGCCGTCGGCCTCCTCAG AAGGTTACTACCGACAGGCCGGCGGCGCGTACGACCGCTCCTACCCTGATGAGCCGCCGCTCGGCTACACGCCGTCGCGCTCAGACCGGTACTGGACGGAAGACGACGGCGGGGGATACAAGGGCTTCGGCCGgtatggcggcggcggcggccggagggacGGCCGTGACATCAGGGGCTCTTACCGAAGGTCGCCGTTCAGGGGCTATGGAAGTGACTTCTCCAGGAACCATCCGGAGCAGccccctccgccaccgccgaGGAGGTCCCCGTTGAGGTCAGTCGCTGTTCCGATCTGCTATGACCCTCCAGGCAATAGAGTTGACAAGGGGGATAGGGACAACCTCCCACGGGTGACAccatggcggaggagggagAGCAGATCTGAGGTTGCGGATGCTGCTGGGGCTGGACCTGTGTCTGTTGGCCAGACCACTCGGTCGGCGCCCTCAGAGAAGGAGGCTTCAGCTCAGCCTCCAGCTGGGGCAGCTCCTCACGGGGCTGATGAGGAGGCGCCAAGGAAGAAGGCTCGACTTGGATGGGGGCAAGGTTTGGCCAAGTATGAGAAGCAGAAGGTGCAAGGCCCTGCAGATCTTGCTGAAGCTGTTGCTGATGGGAGCCCAGCTGATTCTGAACAGAAGGCTGCTTTTCCTgtgcctccgcctccgcctgaGCCGCCTGCTGCGCCTGCTCCTCTGCCTGAGCCGCCTGCTGCGCCTGCTCCTCCGCCTGAGCCGCCTGCTGCACCGGCGCCTCCACCTCCGCCTGCACCTCCTGCTGCGCCTGCACCTCCTGCTACTCCtgcacctgagcctcttgcgccCGTGCAACCTGCTGCACCTGTGCCTGCTGCTGTGTACGTGCCTGCCCCTGTATCTGCACCTTCACCTGCGCGCTGCCCATCTCCAGTTGATGCACCATCATCTGCAGCACCATTTTGTACCTCAG CGCCTGAAGATAAATCATATGAACAGATGGCACATATGGCCATACACCCTACTAAAGATGTACCTGAAGCTGGTGATAAAACTTTCAACACTGAGTTCTCCATTAAGTTTGATCAGCTGGGTAGTGATCCTATTAATTCCCTTGCAAACATGCTTGCTGACCTTCTCCAACATGATGATTCTTGCTCTGGGGATTCAAAAGGGCCAACCAATGCAAGTAAGCTGCTGCTACTGAAGGAAAGCATTTCCAAGGAGATTGAAAAGACTGAACTCGAGATTGATTTGTTGGAAGGTGAACTTAAATCTGTGAGTACTAAGGCTGGAACAGCTGTTGAGGGTTCTCCCACAGGTGTCACATATGCAGAAATTCTTTCACCTTCTAGTGGGACATCAAAGGTCCCTGTATGTGTGGAGATCTCTGAAACATCTCATGTGATGAAAGAACCAGTGGAGCTCATCAGTTCTCCTAAGCCACCTGTGGTGCAGGATGCTAATGCCAAAGGTTCTGATATGATGGAAATTGAGAATGCTCCAGTTCGTAATGCGAAAACAGTTTCTTCAGAAGAGAGTGCTGTATCTCCTGTAGTTGCAGAGGGTCCGGCTTGTGCAGCTGCTGATCTTAGCCCATTGAAAGCTTCTGAAGGAGCTGGGTCTCAAATTGATATGGACAATGACAGGCTGGAAACTTCTCCATGCCATGATAATGCTGATTCCATCAAAACAGAAGTTAGTGATGACCCACCAGTGAGGCAATGCTCACACCATGATCATAAGTATAGTTTGACATCTGCCAATAATAATATAGCAAAAGTAACGAATGAATCGTTATTTAAATTGTTGCCTGCTGATACACTTTGCCTTGATTTATTGGCATCAAGTCATCTTCTGAGCCAAAGGAAGAATGACCATCATATCAAAGAGAGGCTTGGAGTATGTAAAAATAGGCTGAGATTGAAAGAGCAGATTCTTACCTTAAAGTTCAAGGCATATCGTCACTTGTGGAAAGAGGATCTGCGACTACTTTCTGCAAAGAAACAACGCTCCAAGTCTAACAAGCGCATTGATCAGAGCAACCGGGCATCACATATTGGATCTCAGAGGCAACGATCCTCCAACCGTTCACGATTGGCCATGCCTG CTGGTAATTTAAGTACATTCTCAACTCCAGAAATGTCAGATGTTGCAAGCAAGTTGTTTTCAGAATTTCAGATTAAGCGCTGCAGAAACTACCTGAAAATGCCAGCACTTATTATAgatgagagagagaaagaatgcTTGAGGTTTGTCAGCAAGAATAGCTTGGTTGATGATCCTGTTTTAGTCGAGAAGGAGCGGGTAATGATAAATCCATGGAcacaagaagaaaaggaaatatTTATGGAGATGCTTGCTAAATTTGGCAAGGATTTCTCCAAAATCTCCAGTTTCCTTATGCACAAAACTACTGCTGATTGTGTGGAGTTCTACTACAAGCATCATAAATCAGACAGTTTCCGAGAAGTCAAGAAACTTTTGGACCTTCGTCAGCAGCAACCCACTGGCAATTTTCTAGGAGCAAAATCTGGAAAGAAATGGAATCCTGAGGCAAATGCTGCTAGTCTTGATATGCTTGGAGTAGCATCAGTAGTAGCAGCCCATGGCCTTGAATATGCAAACAGAGTGGAGAAAGTCTCTGCGAAATCCCTCATCCGGACTGCATATGGGTCCAGTATTTCTTTTGCAGCCAAAAAATCTTCTGACAGGGAAGGCATTGATAGTGTACCTTTGAACGAGAGAGAATCTGTTGCTGCTGATGTATTAGCAGGCATATGTGGCACTCTCTCTCCTGAGGGAATGGGCTCATGCATCACTAGTTCTGCTGATCTTGGTCAGAAGATTGGCATGACGAGAATGGAGCATATCTTAGCCTCTGAATTTGACAGAAGCATTGATGAGGAAGATACACTCTCAGATCAAGAGTGTGAAGTTGATCCAGTTGATTGGAATGATGATGAGAAGTCAATTTTCATTGAGGCTATGAACAACTACGGAAAGGACTTTGCTCGGATTTCATCATGTGTGAAAAGCAAGTCCTATGAGCAGTGCAAAGTATTCTTCAGCAAGGCTCGGAAATCACTTGGTTTGGATTTGATCCATCGAGGAGCAGCTGATGTTAGTATGCCAACTAGTGATACAAATGGAGGGAGGAGTGATACTGATGAGGCATGCGCTGCTGAAATGGATTCAGCTATCTGTAGCACGCAGTCATGTTCAAAAATTGAGATGGATGTATGCCCTACTGAAAAAGGCATTGGAGGTATAATCACTAAGCAGCCAGAACTTAATCCATCAAATGGGTTTGATGCTGTGAATGGTAAAACTGGGGAAGATGAGAAAAAGGCTGATAAAAATTGCGGTATTGTTGATCATGAAAGGTTCGATGAAGGTACTCATCAAGCAGCATGTGGTCCTATTGACATTAATTGTCCAGAAAGCACAGAGAAGCTGCATGGAAAAGATGATGCCGTTGACCAAGTAAATATGCACAACAATAGTGCCATCAGCTCCTCAACTGATCAAGCAATGGCAGTGCAGTCAGAAGTCGGATCCTGTTTACATTCTATTGAGGTACTTCATCAAACAAGCAAAGCCCCTTCAGGGAGTGGCACTGATGCTTCCGGGATGGAAGAATGTTCAAACCATGCTCTTGATAATAAGCTATTGAAAGCTGGAAATTCTGGTGCCTCATCTTGCATAGCTTCAGATACCTGTGACAATGTTCAATTTGCAAACATGACTGGTGCTTCCACCATTAGTCCTACATTTGCTTCAAGTTATAAGCATTCTGTGCCAGCAGATATGGCCCCGACAAAACCAAAGCCACTGGTTGCTCCCCTTACCCCAAAGGATTTAATGCCTGTGCAGTTCAGTTCTGCAGTTCCTGATCCTACTGTAATTCGTTTTGATGGCATAGCTTCAATAACTATGCCCAATTTTGAGGACAGTGGTAGCAGAGTCAGCagtgctttagggcccaaagaTATGAGCAAGTACCCAGCTTTTAAAGACCCAACCGGTAATCAGCATGACACATTGTTTCGTAATGTTGATGGTTTCACGAATCATCTGACAACTGAATTACCAATTTTTTCTGAAAGAACTGCAAGTGGCACTGCGAGTACTTCTCAGACTGATCGGTTCACTCTAACAAAATTCCAGAATGGCAAGTCCAGCAGTTTGGGCCTTCCAAACACTTCTGATGGGATTCAATGGGCCAGAAAACACGAAGAAGTATTGCAAGGCTCTCTGAGGTCATGCTCTCAAAATACAAGTTCTGAGGGTGATGAGCAACAAAAGCGGCCTGGTGATGTCAAGTTATTTGGGAAGATTCTCAATCATCAATCGTACTTGCAAAGTTCTGTCCCATCATGTAACGGTAACAAGAGCAAGCCTCCCTCGCCAAAGGTTGACATGTCATCTGTGAGATTGTCGAACAATCCAAGGGATCGTGTGGTTTGTTCTTCCAGGCCTGGCGTCACTCATTTGGGTCTGGAGGAAAGAACAGCTAGGAGCTATGGCCATTTGGATGTAAGCACAACACAGCCAGAGCCACTGCTCATGATGGCGAAGTGCCAGAGCTTAGCTGGTGTACCGTTTTACTCGGCTAAAAATGGTGCCGTTGGTGTGTTCTCAGATTATCAACAGCCTTCGATTCAGCCGCATCAATCAGATCCGAAACGGCTGGAAAGGTTTTCTGATCCACAGAAGCGCAACGGGATGGAACTCATCTCGGGTTTCCAGCAGCCTGGTAAAATCTCACGGTTTGGGGGTGCTGGTATCCTTGTAAGCGGCGTCTCAGACCCTGTGGCTGCTCTCAAGGCTCAGTATGGTCCCAGTTCTAAGGTTATGGGCAATGACGTGGATCCTTGGAAGGACATAGGAAGCAG CTCCATACCCTTTGCTAGCTTGACCTGTCAACAGTGGCACAGTGCTGTAGGTTCGCTAGAGGTCTGTCCACAGGCTGACTATATATGTCTGTCCGGTAGGGTTTTGTTTTGTCAGTTTATGCAGAGACCTCACATCATTGTAATATGGTAA